The following coding sequences lie in one Cygnus olor isolate bCygOlo1 chromosome 8, bCygOlo1.pri.v2, whole genome shotgun sequence genomic window:
- the LOC121073771 gene encoding dimethylaniline monooxygenase [N-oxide-forming] 2-like isoform X1, translating into MPVPAAWVSCSWTGAFDTMVRRVAVIGAGVSGLVSIKCCLDEGLEPTCFERSEDIGGLWRFADTADSGRVSVYRSVITNTSKEMSCFSDFPCPEHFPNFLPHGLLLEYFQMYARHFQLLRHIRFKTTVLSVKKCLDFATSGQWEVVTETEGVQELHIFDAVMVCTGHYQVPHLPLASFPGIETHFKGRYLHSQEYKDAEAFRGKRVLVVGIGNTGGDIAVELSHVAAKVFLSARSSTWVYSRVSDHGFPFDMVSTTRFNHFLEWLLPSAVTKRIKFRKFNSWFNHEIYGLASVKSSNFHVIINEELPFCMLSGTVVLKPNVKEFTKTSAVFEDGTTEENIDVVLFATGYIFSFPFLEESVRSPLRNNRSLYKCIFPPQLERPTLAIIGLVQLTGSVMAGAEIQARWVTGIFAGAYKLPPASRMMADVLKKQPPVKRNPPEPEHLKMSFINYTSDIASCAGVKPSILWLLLTDPRLAMAVFFGPCTPYQYRLVGRGRWSGARAAILTQWQRALKPLRTRVVEDGASPCSWRWLGFLALPAMLLAGFLLSKSPRPGWVPRGLPLF; encoded by the exons GCAGCGTGGGTGAGCTGCAGCTGGACGGGAGCCTTC GACACCATGGTGCGGCGAGTGGCCGTCATCGGGGCCGGGGTCAGCGGGCTGGTCTCCATCAAGTGCTGCCTGGACGAGGGGCTGGAGCCCACCTGCTTTGAGAGGAGCGAGGACATTGGGGGGCTCTGGCGCTTTGCC GACACCGCAGACAGCGGGAGGGTCAGCGTGTACCGGTCGGTCATCACCAACACCTCCAAGGAGATGTCCTGCTTCAGCGACTTCCCCTGCCCTGAGCATTTCCCCAATTTCCTCCCCCACGGCCTCCTCCTGGAGTACTTCCAAATGTATGCCCGGCACTTCCAGCTCCTGCGGCACATCCGCTTCAAG ACAACAGTTCTCAGTGTGAAGAAGTGCCTGGATTTCGCCACCTCAGGCCAGTGGGAGGTTGTCACCGAGACCGAGGGCGTCCAGGAGTTGCACATCTTTGATGCTGTCATGGTCTGCACGGGACACTACCAGGTGCCCCACCTGCCCTTGGCTTCTTTCCCAG GCATCGAGACCCACTTCAAAGGCCGGTACCTCCACAGCCAGGAATACAAAGATGCGGAGGCTTTCCGGGGAAAGCGGGTCCTTGTGGTCGGCATTGGGAACACTGGTGGTGACATTGCTGTGGAGCTGAGCCATGTGGCTGCGAAG GTGTTTCTCAGTGCCAGGAGCAGCACATGGGTGTACAGCCGGGTGTCGGACCACGGCTTCCCCTTCGACATGGTCAGCACCACGCGCTTTAACCACTTTCTTGAGTGGCTTCTTCCATCAGCCGTCACAAAAAGGATCAAGTTTCGGAAGTTCAATTCATGGTTTAACCACGAGATCTATGGCTTGGCTTCTgttaaaag TTCCAATTTTCATGTAATTATCAATGAAGAGTTGCCATTCTGCATGCTCTCTGGGACTGTCGTGCTGAAGCCAAATGTGAAGGAGttcaccaaaacttcagctgtttttgaAGATGGGACAACTGAAGAGAATATTGATGTGGTGCTCTTTGCCACAGGCTACATCTTCTCGTTTCCCTTCCTTGAAGAGTCAGTTCGCAGTCCCCTCAGAAACAACCGTTCCCTCTATAAATGCATCTTTCCGCCCCAGCTGGAAAGGCCGACTCTGGCCATTATCGGTTTGGTGCAGCTGACCGGCTCTGTGATGGCAGGAGCAGAAATCCAGGCTCGCTGGGTGACAGGCATCTTTGCAG GTGCATACAagctccctcctgccagcaggaTGATGGCTGATGTTTTGAAAAAGCAGCCGCCGGTCAAAAG GAATCCACCCGAGCCAGAGCACTTGAAGATGAGTTTCATTAACTACACCTCCGACATCGCTTCTTGTGCTGGTGTGAAGCCCAGCATCCTATGGCTGCTCCTGACCGACCCCCGGCTGGCCATGGCCGTCTTCTTCGGCCCCTGCACGCCCTACCAGTACCGCCTGGTGGGACGGGGACGGTGGAGCGGGGCCAGGGCCGCCATCCTGACGCAGTGGCAGCGGGCCTTGAAGCCCTTGAGAACTCGGGTGGTGGAGGAcggagcctccccctgctcctggcGCTGGCTGGGCTTCCTCGCCCTGCCTGCCATGCTGCTGGCGGGGTTCCTCCTCTCCAAATCTCCCCGTCCGGGGTGGGTCCCCAGGGGGCTTCCCCTTTTCTAG
- the LOC121073771 gene encoding dimethylaniline monooxygenase [N-oxide-forming] 4-like isoform X2: protein MVRRVAVIGAGVSGLVSIKCCLDEGLEPTCFERSEDIGGLWRFADTADSGRVSVYRSVITNTSKEMSCFSDFPCPEHFPNFLPHGLLLEYFQMYARHFQLLRHIRFKTTVLSVKKCLDFATSGQWEVVTETEGVQELHIFDAVMVCTGHYQVPHLPLASFPGIETHFKGRYLHSQEYKDAEAFRGKRVLVVGIGNTGGDIAVELSHVAAKVFLSARSSTWVYSRVSDHGFPFDMVSTTRFNHFLEWLLPSAVTKRIKFRKFNSWFNHEIYGLASVKSSNFHVIINEELPFCMLSGTVVLKPNVKEFTKTSAVFEDGTTEENIDVVLFATGYIFSFPFLEESVRSPLRNNRSLYKCIFPPQLERPTLAIIGLVQLTGSVMAGAEIQARWVTGIFAGAYKLPPASRMMADVLKKQPPVKRNPPEPEHLKMSFINYTSDIASCAGVKPSILWLLLTDPRLAMAVFFGPCTPYQYRLVGRGRWSGARAAILTQWQRALKPLRTRVVEDGASPCSWRWLGFLALPAMLLAGFLLSKSPRPGWVPRGLPLF from the exons ATGGTGCGGCGAGTGGCCGTCATCGGGGCCGGGGTCAGCGGGCTGGTCTCCATCAAGTGCTGCCTGGACGAGGGGCTGGAGCCCACCTGCTTTGAGAGGAGCGAGGACATTGGGGGGCTCTGGCGCTTTGCC GACACCGCAGACAGCGGGAGGGTCAGCGTGTACCGGTCGGTCATCACCAACACCTCCAAGGAGATGTCCTGCTTCAGCGACTTCCCCTGCCCTGAGCATTTCCCCAATTTCCTCCCCCACGGCCTCCTCCTGGAGTACTTCCAAATGTATGCCCGGCACTTCCAGCTCCTGCGGCACATCCGCTTCAAG ACAACAGTTCTCAGTGTGAAGAAGTGCCTGGATTTCGCCACCTCAGGCCAGTGGGAGGTTGTCACCGAGACCGAGGGCGTCCAGGAGTTGCACATCTTTGATGCTGTCATGGTCTGCACGGGACACTACCAGGTGCCCCACCTGCCCTTGGCTTCTTTCCCAG GCATCGAGACCCACTTCAAAGGCCGGTACCTCCACAGCCAGGAATACAAAGATGCGGAGGCTTTCCGGGGAAAGCGGGTCCTTGTGGTCGGCATTGGGAACACTGGTGGTGACATTGCTGTGGAGCTGAGCCATGTGGCTGCGAAG GTGTTTCTCAGTGCCAGGAGCAGCACATGGGTGTACAGCCGGGTGTCGGACCACGGCTTCCCCTTCGACATGGTCAGCACCACGCGCTTTAACCACTTTCTTGAGTGGCTTCTTCCATCAGCCGTCACAAAAAGGATCAAGTTTCGGAAGTTCAATTCATGGTTTAACCACGAGATCTATGGCTTGGCTTCTgttaaaag TTCCAATTTTCATGTAATTATCAATGAAGAGTTGCCATTCTGCATGCTCTCTGGGACTGTCGTGCTGAAGCCAAATGTGAAGGAGttcaccaaaacttcagctgtttttgaAGATGGGACAACTGAAGAGAATATTGATGTGGTGCTCTTTGCCACAGGCTACATCTTCTCGTTTCCCTTCCTTGAAGAGTCAGTTCGCAGTCCCCTCAGAAACAACCGTTCCCTCTATAAATGCATCTTTCCGCCCCAGCTGGAAAGGCCGACTCTGGCCATTATCGGTTTGGTGCAGCTGACCGGCTCTGTGATGGCAGGAGCAGAAATCCAGGCTCGCTGGGTGACAGGCATCTTTGCAG GTGCATACAagctccctcctgccagcaggaTGATGGCTGATGTTTTGAAAAAGCAGCCGCCGGTCAAAAG GAATCCACCCGAGCCAGAGCACTTGAAGATGAGTTTCATTAACTACACCTCCGACATCGCTTCTTGTGCTGGTGTGAAGCCCAGCATCCTATGGCTGCTCCTGACCGACCCCCGGCTGGCCATGGCCGTCTTCTTCGGCCCCTGCACGCCCTACCAGTACCGCCTGGTGGGACGGGGACGGTGGAGCGGGGCCAGGGCCGCCATCCTGACGCAGTGGCAGCGGGCCTTGAAGCCCTTGAGAACTCGGGTGGTGGAGGAcggagcctccccctgctcctggcGCTGGCTGGGCTTCCTCGCCCTGCCTGCCATGCTGCTGGCGGGGTTCCTCCTCTCCAAATCTCCCCGTCCGGGGTGGGTCCCCAGGGGGCTTCCCCTTTTCTAG